The genome window gtacctgtgtgtgtgtgtggtacccgtgtgtgtgtggtacctgtgtgtgtgtgtgtgtgtgtgtgtgtgtgtgcgcgtgtgtgtggtacccccgtgtgtgtgtggtacctgtgtgtgttgtccccctcctcctccaggtcCAGGTGTTTGAGCaggccattgatctcctccaccacctgctTGCGGTAGTTGCGGATGGCGGCGTCGCCGGACACGTCCAGTGCGTCCAGCTCCAACTGCAGCTCGGTGAGGGAGCGGGCGAGGTTGGCACAGCTGTCGCGCCCGCTCAGCCCCATCAGCAGGGCCACCAGCTGGCAGCGCGCGGCCGAGAGCTCGCCCATGGCCCGGTTGATGCCCTGCACGGCGGCGTGCGTCTCGTTGGCCAGCGGAAGAGGGAGTGTGTGGACGCGCGACGTCCCCTCCAGCACCTCCAgcaccgcacacacacgcgtcaGCGCCCGGTAGCGCGCCTTCCGCAGAGGAACACTGCCACCCGTctttacctacacacacacacacacacgcacacgcacgcacgcacgtacacacagacgcacacacgcgcacgcacgtacacacgcacgcacgtacacacacacacgcacacgcacaaacacatgcacgcacgcacacacacacacacacacgcgcacacgcacacgcacgcacgcacgcacgcacgtacacacacgcacgattTATTTATTATCCAATGAGTTGAACAACATGAAGTGAGTAAAGTTGGTAAAGGACACGGCTAGTCGTAAATAATCTATCACCCATAGTGcccacctgccccccccccccccccgtttaaAGTGCCCTCACctgccacccccccacccatttaactcattgaatgccaagctgttttcgggagctttgtcctagagtgccagcaatctagaccattgttgatgatttctgtacagccacagcatattctgtgttatagctatgaacatacaatggctcgtttaaaaggtgagactttaagctctgaGTGGGTGCAAACTGTGTATTtctagagtgtctagtttcgtaatttaaaaaaagagctaaaaacgtaatattacgtttttggcacttaATGCATGGGAAGGAAGGCACTCAGTTAGTTAAAGTGCCCTcacctgccacccccccccccatttaaaGTGCCCTcacctgccaccccccccccatttaaAGTGCCCTCACCTGTCCCCCCCATTTAAAGTGCCCTCACCTGCCCCCCCCATTTAAAGTGCTCACCTGTGCGGGCGGTTAAAAgtgtccacctgtgtgtgcccTCACCTGTGCGGGCGGTTAAAAgtgtccacctgtgtgtgcactcacCTGTGCGAGCCTCATGGCCACGTCCTGCACGGCCTCCAGCAGCTCGTCGCCGCCCCCCTGGTGGCAGCCCTGCGCGGTGCGGCTCCACGATGCCGGTCAGCAGGAGCGTGCGGGCCTCCACGGCCAACGCCTCCACGGCCAGGCGGGACGGGTGCGACGCGTTCCCCTCCAGGTACCGCAGgagcccctccacctcccccgcCACGCGCTTACGGGCCTGCTGCAGCTCTGCACGGccctctgtctccacctgcacacacacacacacacacacgtatataaaTATGCTGtatatgcaccacacacacatacacacacacacacacatatatataacaCGCGTATATAAATATGCTGtatatgcaccacacacacacataaatatatacacacatacatacatacaccatacatatacacccacacataaacacacacatatacaccccagtgtttcccatacattgacttatttgtggcggcccaccacaatatcaacactgaccaccacacaatgattttccaggttgtactaaattgtgcttaaatctggttagcatcataaccacgctgtgataatttgttaaaaactgttgtattaaGTTAATGCTGCAAACCtcccaccacaaatggaattcaatactgtgggaaacactgcaccccccccccccccgcacacacacaccctaaaacCTCCCTCTGTTATTCTGATTCTGCCATGACCTTACATAACTACAACAGATTGGTTTGGctggcattctctctctctctctctctctctttctgtcacacacacacacacacacacacacacacacacacacacacacacacacacacacacacacacacacacacacacacacacacagctttcagAGCAGCAAAACATTACATTTCTGATCAAatgaagatagatagatcagaagagatatattttgtgtgtgtgtgtgtgtgtgtgtttgtgtacctgGTCCACCTCCAGCTGCAGGCGTGTGAGCTCCCTCTCCAggcgtttgtgtgcatgtgctcgctcgtgcgtgcgtgcatgtgcatgtgcatgtgcatgtgcatgtgcgtgtgcgtgtgtgtgcgtgtgcgttccTGGTCCACCTtcagctgcaggtgtgtgagctCCCTCTCCAGGCGtttgtgcgcgcgtgcgtgcatgtgtgtgtgtgtgtgtgtgtgtgtgtgtgtgtgtgtgtgcgcgtgtgtgtgtgtgtacctggtccaCCTCCAGCTGCAGGCGTGTGAGCTCCCTCTCCAggcgtttgtgtgcatgtgctcgctcgtgcgtgcgtgcgtgcgtgcatgtgcatgtgcatgtgcatgtgcatgtgcgtgtgcgtgcgtgtgcgtgtgcgttccTGGTCCACCTTCAGCTGCAGGCGTGTGAGCTCCCTCTCCAGGCGtttgtgcgcgcgtgcgtgcatgtgtgtgtgtgtgtgtgtgtgtgtgtgtgtgtgtgtgtgtgtgtgtgcgcgcgcgtgtgtgtgtgtgtgtgtgtgtgtgtacctggtccaCCTCCAGCTGCAGGCGTGTGAGCTCCCTCTCCAGGCGtttgtgcgcgcgtgcgtgcatgtgtgtgtgtgcgtgtgtgcgtgtgtgtgcgtgtgtgtgtgcgcgtacctGGTCCACCTCCAGTTGCAGGCGTGTGAGGTCCCTCTCCAGGCGTTTGTACTCGCGGTCACTCTGCAGGCCACTGAAGGCGCACACGTGAGGTCCGAGGGTCGCCACCTCTCCCTGCAGCTCCCCCAACCTCACCAGCGCGGGGTGCTGTTGCCCTGGCGACACGCCTCCCCCGCCCGG of Alosa sapidissima isolate fAloSap1 chromosome 1, fAloSap1.pri, whole genome shotgun sequence contains these proteins:
- the bag5 gene encoding LOW QUALITY PROTEIN: BAG family molecular chaperone regulator 5 (The sequence of the model RefSeq protein was modified relative to this genomic sequence to represent the inferred CDS: inserted 2 bases in 1 codon), whose product is MAVRWLCNLFGKPFDGGKRNMDHGHPPHQHHPHSHPQEQQSPPPQPGAFPYFPGGGGFPGYAGGVSFFPGFPGFPGGGGVSPGQQHPALVRLGELQGEVATLGPHVCAFSGLQSDREYKRLERDLTRLQLEVDQVETEGRAELQQARKRVAGEVEGLLRYLEGNASHPSRLAVEALAVEARTLLLTGIVEPHRAGLPPGGXGDELLEAVQDVAMRLAQVKTGGSVPLRKARYRALTRVCAVLEVLEGTSRVHTLPLPLANETHAAVQGINRAMGELSAARCQLVALLMGLSGRDSCANLARSLTELQLELDALDVSGDAAIRNYRKQVVEEINGLLKHLDLEEEGDNTHRYDLTHNDSIREIEAIRGRVSELRSEVLRQGVAGGGQGAELQGLLARLDEVDTGRNPCIREARRRAVLEVQAVITYMDLQEALWRHHAEREQQQLQQAPPPPRPALDDVWRLLASLGQLQAQVLGFDGKRADKSYMVLEELLTKRLLDLDAVDSQGDADAKAARKQAVKYAQNILSYLDMKTDEWEY